The stretch of DNA TGAGTGTGAGGAGATATGGTGGTGGAGGCATGCTGAAAAAACTGCTGAGGTACATTGGTGAGTCAACTACATATTTATAGGCCTCCTCTCATGATGATTGGGTAGATCATTTGAATGTTGCtcctcccaaactttttaaataaaacatcataCGTTACAAGTGTAAGTGTCAAACGCTGGAATTTATAGCTCTAACattatgtaataaatatataaggAGAATGAATCTGATGCTGTGAAAGTGCTGGATTGAGGAGAGTTACTAAAGATCAACAAGAGCTGCTCAAATCTGTCAGTAGTGCAGGTTATTGGCTGAAGTGTGGAGGTGATGAGCTTTGATTTCTGCTTTCTGTAGAGTTTCCAGTCTCTCTCAGCTCCTCCTGACTCTACAGACGTAAATGACAATCCCATCAGTTCTCTTTCCTCTTTTGATGTTGTAAGAGAATCTGTCCGTCAGCTGAGATACAAACTGGAGGATTTCTGCAAAGAGGAGCTCAAGAAGATCTCTGACAGAGGTAAAGTCCTGGAGATTCATCTGCTCTCAGAAATGATCCTCATAACATGTAGAAGATCATATTAGAAATCTCTTAGGACTGGATGCAGGGATCATTTTCTCTTGACATGATAATCACTCTCTTCATGTCTGTTGATTTCCACAGTCACTTTCACTAACATTGCTACCAGGACCAGGAACAACTTCCTACAATGTAAGTCACTAAAAAAACAAGCAGAGAAACTCACtgagtgtgttcatgttcttcctgtagaaggagaaagaaaacatgacagaagagTTTTATAGTTGATCAGCTAGAGTTCAGCTACTTTAAAAGATCAGATTCATAATTCCTGATTCTgatgtgttttatctccatcagattcccatcagttcactctggatctgaacacagtgAATAAACACCTCCGTCTGTCTGAGAGGAACAGAGAGATTACCAACTCTGGCACAGTCCAgccgtatcctgatcatccagacagatttgatgtGTGTCAGGTGTTGagtagagagagtgtgtgtgctcgacgctgttactgggagattgagtggagtGTTGGTGTGtttatatcagtgtcatataagagcatcagaAGGAAGGGACAGGGTAATGAGTGTTGGTTTGGTTataatgatcagtcctggagtttgaggtGCTCTCATTCATACAGTTTCTCATTCATACACAATAACATACAGACTAAAATCCCTGTAAAGTTCATCAGCAGtagaataggagtgtatgtggatcacagtgcaggaactctgtccttctacagcatctctggagacacaatgagcctcatccacacagtccagaccacattcactcaaccgctCTATCCTGGGTTTAATGTTGGTTTTACTGGATCATCAGTGAAACTGTGATTATCAATCAGAATAGACTGTAGAGAGATTCTAcacataatgctttgagctcatGATAAATCAGTAACAGTGAGATGTCACAGAGTCTCTTATTTTCCCTTcattacattaaaggtgccctagaaccctttttcacaagatgtaatataagtctaaggtgtcccctgaatgtgtctgtgaagtttcagctcaaaatacctcatagatttttattattcaatttttgatctgtctattttggggcataattaaatatgcgctgattcagcgtgcgtcccctttaaatgcttgcgctccccgcccccaagctcgcaactctataatacattgcataaacaaagtctCAGTGagatcagtgtgtgtttgtgagtcaTGATGAGTTATGGTGTGTATCTGTGCTTTTATCAAACtctgtttttgtgttcaaaatcaGTCATTCAGTCCTTATTGTATTGTCACAtaagtcatttttattattaatcaaaTTCACTATCAAAATTACCTTTCTTTTGAAATGATCACATAGGattcattaataaatgtaaaatatataaaaccagatcatcagctcataCTGTAAACTCTTGATCAGTGAAAGTATGAGCACAATTATTGGAATCTAATCCagtttactttaaataaacagAACTGAATTTACACACCTGATGCTCTGACAACTCAGAGAAACAACAAATTCCATGGCATCCACAGCTACCTTCAgtacagcacatctagattttGGCGCTTTGTCACATCAAAACAAGTGTTCAAAATGTAGGCGTGTATATTGACAGCTCTCTAAAGCTGAACGAACATATAAATTCTGTCGTAAAGGCAAGTCTCTTTCACTTATGCAATCTAGCTAAGATGAAATCATGTTATTGATGTTTAAAGGCTTTGAAATTGCAATCCATGCTTTGATACCATCAATACTTTACTACTGCAATGCGTTATATAGGAGAATTAGTCAgtcaattatttctcatttgcAAAAACTTCAAAATAGAGTCGATAGACTCTTATATGGGTATTAAAAAATGTGATCATCTGAGTCAAAAGGGAGATTTCACTTTTGCTGCAGCACCGCTAAACTTTGTAACAGTTTGCCTAAACATACTAGAGATGCTGCTACTATACAGGATTTTAAAGAacaactcaaaaaaaaaatctgatttcaaTAGCTTTTAATCAGTGATGATTTTATTATGTGTTGCCTGTATGATGCTTGTTTTCCTGTGATATTGTAAAACACATTAGTCATCTTGTGTTGTTttaattgtgctatattaatAAAGTTGCCATtgccattaaaaaaacaaaaacaaggatTGAGTTAAATCATCATCAGTTAAATCCAAATAACTCAGAAATTTGTTAGATATGAAAGAAGGAAAACTGTGAGCTGAACTCTGAAATCAGTCCAGATGAATCTCATCATTactgtaaatgacagaattgttgGAGTTTCTTTGTTCAGTGGTTCATGCTAGTTGTCCTGATCTAGAAAGTATCCTGAAATGATAAAACCATGTTTTTCTACACGAACTGTGGTAATACCATGCTCTGAATTCATCATGTAGTGTTGTGGTGAATAATGTCAGTGTTTTCTTTCTATATCTGTCATGTGATCATCCCGCTGCTGCTCTCAGTGCTgtaataattcaaataattcaatattttaatttacacTATATTGCTAAAAGTTTTGggatgcctgcctttacgtgcacatgaattTTAATGACATCCAACTCTTAatctgtagggtttaatatggagttggcccaccctttgcagctataacagctccaactcttctgggaaggctttccacaaggttttggagtgtgtttttcaggggttaaatgataattacagaatattatcatatttccataagagtgctaattttgttcattaaataaatgtcaGTCATGTTTAAAGATGAAGTTTTTATCATGGTAAAACCTCCAAAAATTTGGTAACTCTGCAAAACCCTGAATGTACTCAATGAACTGAATGCCTCCAGACAACCCATTCAGTTCTGGATGCTGGAAATGTTGTTTGTTGCAAGCACTGTGCCCGTTCAAGACCCTGTGCAAATAACCACATTGATAGtggacaaaataaaaaacaaacatactaAAAAAGAGAGCATTTTTCCTCATAAACTTACACTTAATTGCTCAAACCAATTCAACCCCTTGGCACatgggccgaggcctggcaggccatcccccgGAGTGTCAAAATGGGTTTTGGGTgtagcttcttgagactccagagacaccagcaatTTCTAATACCTGTTTGcagctcaacactggcttttttatagctgcccttttaatgcaattaagttttttgacaggaactttgattaataagcctttatctgaccgagttctgctgtgctctaaatcactcataaatcttatgataatttgataatctccattcagttttacacaatattagttgttttcatgccttttgcacaacattgcaccatttcatgctttgcatcttcagaaagatctttctttctccccatattgcatgagaactgtgactaatacttaataatgtggaacaatctctaagtagggtttccatagacctggcaaattattttgtctgagatttataccagttccctttcagtcggtcacgttcgacgtacatCAGTAGTGACTGAcaaattgggatatcgctaaagagccctatcagcttcgagtgaactaaaacaGGCCAATGGAATTGCCGTGCAATATTTACATAATGCGCACCACCTCCGTCAGGTGTATAAAAATAGGAAGCGAATGCAATcacactctgtctttcgcttcggagccaaccGGTTGGTCTCTCCAGCTTTTCAAGACTTTGAGTGTTTTCTAAACGAGCCTTTGAAGAGGATCAGCACTTTCTGTTGGTGTTACGGCACAGCAGCGTGATCGCGAGCTTCAACGAGGAGCCTGAGCTTTGAGCTGTCAACTTCTGTTTTAACAGCAAACTTGTCCCATTTAAAGCGCGATTGTCTGTTGCCATTTGGGCTGGTTCGTACGTTGTGTTTGGGGAGTGGTGTACCCGAACACATCGTCACACTCCCTGTGTACTTCAGCACAAGAGAGCTGTtctttccccttctaaaagagcttcacagacaaaccctgtgtctttttcaagatgtcatttcatctgtgcgttactgggtgcggtcgtttcctggtccctgctgatgggcacaatcgctgcatcacatgtttgggcgttcagcacgctgaagcagcgttTGTGGATAGTAAATGTACTCactgcgggaacatgactatcgcagTGCTGAGATCGAGACTCTCATTCCTTGGTTCTCAGggagcgggggtcccctccccAAAGACCCCTTCGACCATTTTTTCCGGCTCCGGTCAGAACGGCGGTTCGGCAGCGTATAGGCAGGGTGATCTGAGGAtcacggtcagggcttccccgccgagcgccACTCTGCGGGCCCCTGCCCCCTTGCCAGCACTGCAACCCGTCGTGCTGCCATCGGTTTCCACTGGGCCCTCTatggactgtccagccgtttcTTTTGGTGCACCTGCTGAGGATCAGATGTTGATCTCAGCATTGGAAGGTGAGCAAGAGTCCTTGGGACTGCGTGGATAGTGCTccccagcccgtcccgctggctcattcatactatcagactcggctatgcgattaaGTTCGCCCGGCGTCTCCCGGTTTTCAGGAGTGTCCACTACACTCAGGTGCCTCTGCCACCGGATGAGGGGCCAcatacaacgggcatgcagtgtcggGTCTTTGGACAGGACCtcaactgcattggcatatcaattgcctggaGTTGCTTGCAGTACatcttgcactgggccgcttcaatGAGCTGCTCTcagacaagcatgtactggtctgCTCTGACAGCACTGTGGCCGTTCAACCatttgcgtacatcaaccatcaggctggTCTATGCTCCCGttgcatgtcgcaactcgcccgccatcgcCAGAAACTGCCCATTGCCAATGGttctattccctgaccggcaGCACGCTCGGCatggatgccctggcacacagctggccccggggcctacactaatatgcgtttcccccagtgagccttctcgcaaagtcagggaggacaaggagcaggtcttgttagtggctccatactggcccactcggacctggttttCGGACCTGACACTCCTTGCGACAGCCtctccctggcccattcctctgaggaaggacctcctgactatcaccgcacatcaccatgcagttgatggcaagTCCTTGGGGAAGCACAATCTGATCGTCAatttcctgaggggggcgaggagactaaatccgcctcgcccttcctccataccctcttgggatctctTACATCTCTCCGGgatcatcccttcgaacctttgaaATCAGTcaagttaaaagtactgtcccttaagaccgtcctcctggttgcattggcttcgcttaagagggtaggggacctgcacgcatttcCGGCCCGGATATGTGCACTaagttcctaccactcccttcagagatcaggtagtgaacctgcaagcgctgccctcggagaaggcagacccagccctagctttgctctgtcctgTCCGTGATCTGCGTGTGTACGTAGATAACgcaaagcttcaggacctcagaccagctctttgtctgttacggaggccagcagaagcgAAAGGCTTTCTCCAAGCAAAGGATAGCCcattggatagtggatgccatcgccctggcgtACGAATCCACAGGGGGTGCCTTGCCTGCTCGgattgagagcccactccaccagtgGATTGGCCTCTTGCTGGGCGCTGGCTCACGGCACCttgctgacagatatctgtagagctgcgggctgggcaacaactaacacgttcgctagattctatagcctatgtgtagagccggtatcttcccgtgtactcACTTCCACCAGCCGGTAAACGTGTTGAACCTGCTCTAAGTGTtggcttgcaatgccactcccgccccctgggcagATACGTGCATCCTTTTACTCCAGTCacgttccccgcttggcgaaccctgacGTGTTCCTTCGGCTCAGACATTGcagagtgtctgatgccaggccaaCATCCGTCACTGAGgttgtctgttggctgggttccatatgttgcgATCCCTCTACGTGAACGGTCCgatatgtgtattgtccacggtCAAACTCCCTATGGTGAgcctgtgtctttcccttagcagaccCAGcactgctgtcacctgtcagatgagtctccccctactcaggtggagccatcccagggactccatatgcgtactgccccacaggccagtccatatgtgtattttccacgtaAACTCCTCACCCACAGGGTAGGTAGTGGCCTCCACAGTGTCCCCTACGGGTTCGCTTTCCCATTGTTGtgtagtttacttagtgggtatgtcagtaacagcagtagactctctcggcaTAAAGTTCGCACCCTTCACCATCCCAGTTAGTGCGGCGGGTGGCTAGaacttgcgctgggcactggaaggggttttgtaactgtggcgctttagttgggatcccaattcgccGGTCACTACTGATGTACGTCGaatgtgaccgactgaaagggaatgtctcagttacgtatgtaaccctcgttccctgaatgagggaacggagacgtacgtcccgtcgccaaagtttctgtaccctcgctgctgTGCAGACACCAGTTGtttcctcagcgaaaaacagagtgcgatcgCATCCGCTTCCTATTCCTATACACCTGACGGAGGCGGtgtgcattatgcaaatatcgcatgccaattccattggcctgttttagttcactcgaaGCTGATAAGGCTCTCTAGCaatatcccaattcgtcagtAACTACTGacatacgtctccgttccctccttcagggaacgagggttacgtACATAACCGAGACATTATCTAAacagacatggataaataaacaaacaaacattttcttagaaaaactaaaatctgaatgtttattctactgaaatcttactgatatgtcacatAATAATTTGGAGCGCAGTGTACTTCATTTCGCTCAGAATCCCCCGCGTTTTGGCGGCGTGGTTCCCACTTCAGTGGGGAGTGAGGACGCTCATGTTCTATACTCCAAGGTGAACAGCTTACTGGAAACAGGAGCCATAGAGACGGTTCCGCCAACTCAGAGTGAGTCATTCTTCTACAGCCGATACTACAACCTCGAGTCCCATCCCACGCATCACGTCACGGACACTCTGGCCCCTTGGAAGAACCCTTGTTGGTACAAGCAGGGAGTGGCTTTAGGGATGATATGCAGGAGGAAAGTCATCTCGACGGATGCGTCCAACACAGGTTGGGGAGCCCTGTGTGAAGGCAGACCAATCTTCGGCGACTGGTTGAATGAGTAATCAggctgcacatcaactgcctggaAATCATGAGTTTGTCAAGCCTTTCAGACTTTCCTGCCAGACCTGAAAGATCACCACTTCTTGGTCCACTCGGACATAAATCGCCAGGGATGGCTCTCCTCAAAACACCTCTTCACACTGGTGAAAAGTCTTTTAGAATGGACAAATTGCAACCTGCGTTCACTGAGGGCAGCGCATGTGCCGGACAAACTGAACCAGGGAGCAGACTTGCTGTCCTGGAACATTGTCTCCTCGGAAGAGTAAATGCTCCACCGCCAAACAGTTCAGAGTATCTGGTAAATCGTCATTGCCCAATTTATTTTTCAAGGAACAGGGATGTGCTGTTCCCCTGTTCCTCATTctcctgagacgggacctcctctctcagatgaacagaacaatctggctaCCCCAGCCCGAGCTGTGGGCTCTACACTTATGGCCTCTTGATGGGAGCCTACAGACTTCCCCAAGAAGGTTCTGAGCATTTCAGAGACTAGAGCCTCATCTACAAGATGCCTCTATGCCCTTAAGTGGTCAGTCTTCTCCGCTTGGTGCACAGCCCACAGCGAAAACCCATCTGCATGCAACATATCTTTGATATAATCTTTCCTTCGAGAGTTGTTGGATAAGGGTCATATCCCCTCCACTCTCAAGGTCTCTTTGGCAGCTACAGCAGCTTTTCATGTTCCCATAAACACATAGTCGGTGGGCATATGCAATCTTATTGTTCGCTTCTTAAAGGGGTCTAGAAGGTTGAACCCTCCTGTCCCTACATGGGACACCTCATTCAGACAGTCGGAACAGCTCTTTGTATGCTTTGGATGTCACACCAACGGACTTCCGTTCTCGAAGCAGAGATTATATCAATAGATAGTTGACACGAATACGCTGGCATACTCCTCTTTGGGTCTACAATGCCCCATTGGAGTAAGAGCTCAATCCACGAGAGTCTAGCAGACGCAGtatgagtgaagtatcgaaTATGGGAATTAGTACTGCGTTCCTAGCTGTACTATGACACTGCACAAGTCAGTGATGTTGTTTCAGTCTAAATAAACCTGAGATCCTATACCGAgacgcccgcttatatagccaAATGACCCCGCCCATTCTGGCGGGCTTCACAGCCATAGGCTCATGCAGCTCCGCGGCACTGTCATTGATTTGCTTCAATACAACTGCACAAACCAATGGCTAATTTCACTGCAtgattgaaaaaggcttcagtaatcTGAGAAAAAGAGTTTTCCCCCACCGCGTCTAGCAAACGGAGTACTCATTCCTGTATCTCAGGTAACCGAGTATGTTATTCACTTTACCTGTCAGTAGTCATAATGTTATGGCCAATCGGTGTATATCTGAGTTAAATGGtttctggaacaagaacaaatgtatgATTAGATGATTGTGGTTtcctattggtggatctcatttgagtgacaggttgcctacaccagtaaacatgtcatcagAGGTGTCACTGctagagggaggggaagttatatCATAGATATAGcatacacataattttaacaaatattgatgtgcacagataaataatttataataaatactgcaatattaaaaaaaaaaaaaattggcaattttgatttcatgatgactttaaagAACTGTGACTCTGCACACAGTTTTCAGTCCTGCAGTACCAGTGTAGTGTTTAGGATACAGAATTACTGAACTTTTAAGGGTGTTGTCTTGCTTCTCTCAAACTTATATTCTTTGAGTGTGTGTGACTGATTAAACACAAGCTAAAAACATAGGACCAGGAATGAGAAACCTGCTTTACAGACACATCTGTATTACACACATCACTCAAACACAGAACCAGGAAACAGGAAACACTAGAGTTCAGAGATAGAGAAACGGAAGTGTAGTCGagctgttgtgtgtttgtgtctctgtATTCATGCAGGAAAATGGCAGAAGCCAGAATTTCACTGGATCAGAATGAGTTCCTGTGTCCAGTGTGTCAGGATCTCCTGAAGGATCCAGTGGCCATTCCCtgtggacacagttactgtaAGATCTGTATTACAGTCTGCTGGGATCAGGAGGATCAGAAGAGAGTCTACAGCTGCCCTCAGTGCAGACAGACCTTCAGTCCAAGACCTGCTTTAGCTAAAAACACCATGCTGGCTGAAGTGGTGGAGAAACTGAAGAAGAGAAAACATTCTGCTGACTGTTACGCTGGAGCTGGAGATGTGCAGTGTGACGTCTGTACTGGAAGAAAACACAAAGCTGTCAAGTCCTGTCTGGTGTGTCTGAACTCTTACTGTCAGAATCATcttgaacaacatgagagtttCTTTAAAGGAAAGAGACACAATCTGACTGAAGCCACTGGACGACTGCAGGAGATGATCTGCCAGAAACACGACAAGATCCTTGAGGTTTTCTGCCGCACTGACCAgaagtgtatatgtgtgttgtgCATGGATGAACATAAAAACCACATCACGGTATCACCTGCAGCacagaggacagagaaacaggTATGAACTTAAAGAGTCCCATTATGATCATTTACAGGttcataattttgtttatggggtctactagaatatATTTACATCATTTAATGTCTGTTTTCACCCTCTGTCctaagaaggttttaggacaactttcatgaaaggttttgatccacttcaaatgttgactactgtatataaaatTGCATCTTAATAAGATatgtcaatatttttttttaaattttaatttttacactTGTATCATTAGAAACATTAGATTATTTGAGTAAGTAGAACCCAATACTTACATTTAACACAATCGGCCTTTGAAGGATACAGCCTCTGAAATGGGACGCAGCTTGCCTCTTCTGAAGcgtcatgaaaaataaaatatggtgGCATGTTTAGTCATGAAACGTGCAAGAGCCAGTGAGGTCTGATGTTATTGACGTGTCACCATATTTGACTTGGGCTTTAGAAAAAGAGACAtttttcagaatatcttcttttcatttcattttcatttatttatttatttcttttgtgTAAAGTTTGGAAatacatgaggatgagtaaacaATGAAAGAATTGACAtttgttttgggtgaactatccctataaaACATTGCATTGATGAAATAATTCTGGCACTTATGATTGAACCTATAATCTTACCATGAAAGATCTTTAACCCCTCAATCTCACCACTTCACTGATACTGGATTCATATCTGTTTACTTGATGATTTATGTGATGTTTCTCCTGTCATTGGTTTGTCCTTTAGCACCAGCTGAAGGAGACACAGAGGTTGTTCCAGCAGAGGATCCAGCAGAGACAGAAAGATCTTCAGCAGCTGAGAGAGGCTGTGGAGTCTCATAAGGTGAGTCTggagaaaaagaaaagtttgAGTTTCTCAGTCAGGACTCACTGAAGCCACTGTGTGATTGTGATGTGTGTCCTAACAGCGCTCTGCACAGACAGCAGTGGAGAACAGTGAGAGGATCTTCACTGAGCTCATCCGCTCCATTGAGAGAAGCCGCTCTGAGGCCACACAGCggatcagagatcaggaaaaGACTGCAGTGAGTCGAGCTGAAGGACGACTGGAGCGTCTGGAGCAGGAGATCAATGATCTGAGGAGGAGAGACGCTGAGCTGGAgcagctttcacacacacaggatcACATCCATTTCCTGCAGGTAACAGAGATCTAGAAGAACAGGATCATAGTGGACTTGAGAAAGAGACTCACAGAGAAACATTTCATGAGAGCAGAATGAGCCGTTGACTGAAGTGTTGATCTGTGTGTTCGGTTATTATATAatcatcttctttttttttttttttcacctaatgaagtttgggttccttgccgctgttgcctttggcttgcttagttggggaaaTTTGATTTTCAGCAATGTTTTGATCTGCTTGCATCGACGCCcgactgaactgagctggatgatgacatcactgtttactccagtgctgatatagataaattaactaaattaataactactGACTCTTACAAAGGAAAGAATCAATGCTGAATTTACTTAAGCTGgaaatgacaccattttctttgagagctgctgtgcagccaaaattttatactagttatcactgtaaagctgctttgatacaatctgtattgtaaaaaaacaCTATATACTGACTTGACGACTTGACAAATGCAGTTCAACTCTGGAAATTTCTTAGGAAACATTTTTCTGAAAAATATATTGAGCTTCCAGATAGCAACAGCTCAAAACTTCACTAATAtgtaaattttgttttaaaacaatgtgaAATCCATGATCtctctttacttttttttattttttattttataataattttgcaTAAACAGATTATTTAAACCACAAAACCTGACATTGGGATTGTGTCCTAAGAGTGAATTTCAAAGCCACTAACTTctcaaaagttataaa from Chanodichthys erythropterus isolate Z2021 chromosome 8, ASM2448905v1, whole genome shotgun sequence encodes:
- the LOC137024790 gene encoding tripartite motif-containing protein 16-like; translation: MAEARISLDQNEFLCPVCQDLLKDPVAIPCGHSYCKICITVCWDQEDQKRVYSCPQCRQTFSPRPALAKNTMLAEVVEKLKKRKHSADCYAGAGDVQCDVCTGRKHKAVKSCLVCLNSYCQNHLEQHESFFKGKRHNLTEATGRLQEMICQKHDKILEVFCRTDQKCICVLCMDEHKNHITVSPAAQRTEKQHQLKETQRLFQQRIQQRQKDLQQLREAVESHKRSAQTAVENSERIFTELIRSIERSRSEATQRIRDQEKTAVSRAEGRLERLEQEINDLRRRDAELEQLSHTQDHIHFLQSFQSLSAPPESTDINDDPFSSLSSFDGVRESVHLLRDKLEDFCKEELKKISDRVTFTNIVPRTRNDFLQYSHQLTLDLNTVNKHLRLSERNRVITGTNKKHSYPHHPDRFDYYDQVLCRESVCGRCYWEIEWSGDVDISVSYKSISRKGQGRECVFGYNDQSWSLYCSSSSYLFYYNNRETKLPVKSISSRIGVFDEDDDNDDDDDDDEDTAADDNDDDDDDLESIIRRIGVYVDHSAGPLSFYSVSGDTMILIHTVQTTFTQPLYPGFGVYKGSSVKLC